In Acidobacteriota bacterium, the DNA window GATTGTCGGTCTTGATCCCCGCCGCCATGGCGGTCCCGGAAGCAGCGCTGTCGGTGACGGCGTTGTTGGAGGAGTAGGTGGTTACCCACCCGACCTCCGGCAACTGCTCAAGGGTCAGCCGCTCCCCCGGCTCCAGGAGAGCCCAGCGCGCGAGGGCAATGGCTGCCGGCCCCATGCCGTCACCGATCATGAAGATCACCGAAGCGGGCTTTTCCTCTTCCGGCTGACCGCACCCCCCCTGGGGGATCAGGAGCAGCGGCAAGAGCAACGCCGCAAGGGGCAGAAGACGAGAACGAAGGCATCGCATCATGATGTTGGATCTCCGCAGTTGTTGGGCCACCGGGCGAGTTGGCGGAAGGCTGGGCCAGGTCGAAGTCTTGGGCTGGTGGATTTCTCTGGGCTCGTGGTTTTCTCTGGGCCAAGGCCTGAAAGGTCCAGTATCGAGCATCCCGCGCCACCATCGCCACCCCACGGCCCGACTGTCGCAGAATTGTGAATCTGCAGCCCCAGTCGCCGGGCTTCAAGCCGCCGGGCTTCAGGCCGCCGGGCTTCAGAATGCTGGGCTTCAGGGCCCCGGGGTACTCGCGGTCTCCGATTCCGTGGCCGGCTCCGGCTCCGAGCTTCCGCCCCATCGAGCCGCAAAGCGCCGCATCACGCCACTGCGCCGGCGACCGTCGGAGGTGATGACGAAACCCGCCGCCTCCACCGATGCCTCGGTGCAGCGATTGGGGCGACAGCCTCCCGCAACCCGGGTCCACAGCGGCTGAGACCAATCCTGGAGCTTGCCGAGGACCGGGTGCTCGGAGCGCACGTGCTCCATCATTCGCAGCTCGCCGCCGGGCCGCAGCACCCTCCCCACCTCCGCCAGGGCGATGTCGGGGTCGTCGACACTGCAGAAGACCAGCGCGCTGACCACCGTGTCGAAGTGCTCCTCGGCAAAAGGCAGCTCTTCGGCTCGGCCCAGCACCAGGACCGCCCCGGGAGCCCGTCGCCGTGCCACCAGCAGCATGGTCCAATCCGGCTCCAAGGCCACGACTCGAGTCTCTGCGTCGTAGTGGGGAAGATTCCGGCCGCTGCCACAGCCGACTTCCAGGACCCGGTCGCCGGCTCCTCCAGCGACCCAGGCTCGCCAGCGGGCGAGACCTCGCCACTCGGAGATCGCCATCATGGCGTCGTATAGCCACGGAATCTGTTCTACGCCTCGCATGGGTGGGTTCCCGAGCTGTGCGGGGAGGACGGGCGGCAGCATCGCGCGCCCCATCCGCCGCCGGACCCGGCCTCATCAGCATACCCCAAGCCATCGATCAGCAACCCTACCCGCCTCTCCCTCCCGGCGCTACCGCATCGGATGTGTAACAATCCGGGAAACCTCAGCGAGGAGGAGCCCGTTGACCAGAATCGGAGTCTTCGGATGGGGTGTCGTCGCGCCCCGATCACCGGATATCGACACCTTCGCCCACAACCTGGAAAGCAGCGAGAGCTGGCTCGGCCCGTTCAACGGGTTCGGCCGGGACAACTTCCTCGTCGGCCAGCCGGAGCTGCGCTTCCGCGACTATCGCCCCTGGGTCGACGAGCGGTTCAAGCCGAACCGCTTTCCTCAGCTGGACGAGAAGATGGACCGGCCGACCAAATACGCACTGGCCAGCTTCATCCAGGCGTTGAGTCAGAACCCGGGCATCGAGGACGAGCTGACCCGCCTGGGCACCGCCGCCCACGTCTACGTCGGCACCGGCATCGGCAATATCGCCACCATCCACGACGCCTCCCTCACCCTCCACCGTGCCCAGCGGAGCTGGAATCGCTTCTGGGCTCAGCCGGAGCGCAATCCGGCGCTGCGAGACTTCCTCGCCCACGGCACGCCGCCGGACGACCAGGAAATCCCCGCCGACCCGGAGCAGGCGCCGGTGGAAGAGCGAGACCTGGCGGAAGACGCCTGGTGGGCGTTCTGGGCCGATCGCTCGACCGAGCTAGGGGAGTATCTGACGGAGCTGGGGGAGATCGAATCCCTCTCCGTGGAAGGGGATGTGGAGGCGGGGAAGATCCGCCTGATGCGGGAGAAGCGGCGCCGCCAAAGCCGGCTGCAGAAGCGCTGGGAGGCTCCGGAGCCCCCGTGGCGGCAGGTCAGCGCCAACGTGATCTGGAATATTCACAACACGCCGGCCTCCCAGATCTCCATGCTCGGCCGCATCACCGGTTTGGCCTTCGCCCCGGTGGCGGCGTGTTCCACCTTCGGCGTCGGCCTCAAGCTGGCCATGGACACCATCCGCCGCGGCGAGGCCAAGGCGGTGGTGGTGGGCGCCACCGATCCGCCACCCCACCCGCTCATCGTCGGCGCCTTCTACGCCGGCCGGGTAATCAACGCCGACGGCGCCGTGTCCAAGCCCCTGGGCGGCCTACGAGGCACCCACGTCGCTGGCGGCGCGGTGGTGTGGATTGTCGGTGACTATGACCACATGACCGCCCGCGGCTTCAAGCCCCTGGGGATGGAGCTACTGGCCGCCGGCGTCAGCGCCGACGCGGACCACATCATCACCCCGTCCCAGGAAGGTCCCACGGAAGCCCTCCGTCAGGCCCTCGCCGGCGCCCACGTGGCGCCGGAGGACATCGCCTCCTGGGACCTCCACGCCACCGCCACCCCCGGCGACTTCCAGGAGATCTCCACCCTCCGCGGTGTGCTGCCGGAGAGCGTGCTGGTCACCGCCCGCAAGGGCACCTTCGGTCACGGCATGGCCGCTGGCGGCGGCTGGGAGCTCACCGCCCAATATCTCGGTTACCAACGCGGCCAGCTCTACCCCACCCCGCTGACGGAGGACGAGCTCAACCCCGCCATCGCCGAGGTCCACCGCCACTTCGTCTTCGACCAAGCCTGCGCGGCCCCGCCGGGGCCGGTGGGCAAGCTCTCCAGCGGCATCGGCGGCATCAACGCTTGTATCGTGTCGCGGCCTTGGGAGTGAGTCGCGTCAGCTAGGGCTCGCCGGCGCCAGCTCTTTCCGCGCCTCCTCCAGCAGCTCCACCGCGTAGTCGATGCCCCGCCGGGTGCGGGAGCCGTGCCAGGAGAGATCCTGGCCGTCCACCAGGCGAAAGCGGGAGGGCGGCAGGCCGGTGGCGGAGGCGATCTCGTCGATGTGCTTGTTCTCGAAGGGGAAGGGTTCGGAGGAGAGCCAGATGCGTTGCGGATCGGCGGTGCGAAGCTCCTCGGCGGTGACCGCCGGGTAGCGCTCTTCGTGGGTACCGAAAACGTTGCGGCCACCGGGCAGGGTCAGCAGAGCGTCAACAAACGTGTCGCCCCCGGCAGCCATCCAGGGCTTGCGCCAGATCAGATAGGCCCAGGAAACCTCCGGCCCCCGCTTCGCCGCTTCCCGAGCCGCTTCTGCCCGCGCCTCGATCTCGCCAGCGATCCTCTCCCCGGCCTCGGTACGCCCCACGGCCGCCCCGATATCGCACACCATGGCGGCAGTGTCTTCGACGGTCTGGGGCAGGTAGCTCCGGCAGGTGAGTCCCGCTTCGATGAGCGCCTCGGCGTCCTCGCGGCGGTTCTCTTCCTCGTTGAGCAAGACCAGGTCCGGCGCCAACCGAACGACCTCCTCCACCTTGGGATTCTTCGTCCCACCCAGCACCGGCACCGACTCCACGACGCCCTTGGGCTCAATGCAGTACCGCGTCCGCCCCACCACCTCCTCACCAGCCCCCAGATCGAAGACCAGCTCGGTGAGGCTCGGACAGAGGGAGATGATGCGCATGGGGCTAGTCTACGTGGTTTCGCGGCAGCAGCCTGGGAGCAGCTCGGGACCTGGTTGGAAGTGAGCGAGGACTCCGAGGCGCCCGCCGCAAGCGCGAGCCGCGGCAGGGAAACGCGCGGAACTGTCTGAACGAAGTGAGTTTTCCGCGCGCCGCCGCGGCTCGAAGTCTTGCGGCGGCCAGCAGCGCCGAGGCCCGAGCGAGCCCCAACCAGGTTTCTTGCTGCGGCCCGGGGAGGGTTGCTACTAGGCCGCCCGCACCTCCGACTCGTCCGCCGGGGCGAGCTCGGTGACGTCGGCGGAGGTGGGCTCCGCAGGGCGGTCGAGGCGGTTGCCTTCGACAATGTGGCGGGGTGGGGTTTTGAGGTCCCACACAATGCCCACGGCGGAAAGGGCCTTGAGGACGTAGTAGGAGATGTCCACCTCCCACCAATAGAAGCCCTGGCGCACCGACGACTTGTAGTAGTGGTGGTTGTTGTGCCAGCCCTCGCCGAGGGTGAGGAGGGCGAGGACGAAATTGTTGCGGCTGTCATCGGTGGTGGCGTAGCGGCGCTTGCCGATGAGGTGGGTGAGGCTGTTGATGGCGAAGGTGGCGTGCCAGGTGGCGACGGTGGAGATGCAGAAGCCCCACACGAAAGCCGGCAGGCCACCGAAGGCCAGCAGCAGGGCGCCCATGACCAGCGCCGGTACCTGGTGGTAGCGGTCGAGCCAGCGCAGCTCCGGGTATTTGGCGAAATCGGCGATGCGCTTCGTGTCGGTGGCCTCATAGTCGCCGCTCAGAATCCACCCCAGGTGGGACCAATACAGGCCGTCCTGGTGCGGGGAATGGAGATCCTCCGGCTGGTCGCTGTGGCGGTGATGGTGGCGGTGGTGGGCGGCCCACCAGAGAGGTCCCTTCTGGATCGACAGCAGGCCGAGCACCGCCAACACCGTCTGGAAGACACGGCTGGTCTTGAAGCTGCGGTGGGAGAAATAGCGGTGATAGCCGGCGGTGATGGCGAACATCCGGACCAGATAGAGCGCCACCGCCAGGCCCACCAGGCTCCAGGAGAAGGGCAGGAAGAAGGCGGCGATGCAGCCGAGGTGGATTGCGAGAAAGCCGGCGGCGTTGACCCAACCCATAGGGCTCAGGGGGCGGTCGGCGGAGTCGGAGAAATCAGCAGCTCGGGCCATGGAACAGACCTCTCGAAGGAATGAATGGTCGATACAACATTCGGTGCAACAGCGGACTTTGATTATCCGCGCCAGAGCGCCGTGGCGCTGTCAGGATGCGGTCAGGATGGGGCGGCGAGGCGGGGGAAGTGTCAGAGAAGTGTCATCGGAAAGCTTCGCGGCGGCCTCTCGTCTGTGCTTTGATCCTCCCTTGAGGCCTGAAGTGGTGGGGATCCACGGTAGGATGACGAATGATCATGGGCCGCCGAAGCTCCCTCTACATCGTTCTCAGCTATACCGTCTCGCTGCTCTTCACCACCCTGCTGCTGGTGATGTGGGTGATCTACGTATTGCGCGCCCAGGCGCGGATCAACGAGCTGGCGGCAGGGGTCGGGGTGAGCCAGGAGAATTTCCACTGGTGGATCCTCGCCGCCGGCTGCCTGCTCTTCGCCCTGGTCATCGCCGGCCTCACCCACCAACTGGCGCAGACCTTGTCGGCGCGCCGCTACTCCGCCAAGCAGGACGATTTCGTCGCCAGCATCACCCACGAGCTCAAATCGCCGCTGGCGGCCATTCGCCTGCACGCCCAGACTCTGCTGCAAAGCGACATCGACCGGGCGGAGCAGGAGCGCTTCCTGGGCTACATCGAGCAGCAGGCGGTGCGCATGGAAGGGCTGGTGGACAACGTGCTGGAGACCTCGCGGCTGCAGGCCCGGCGCGATCGCCTGCGCCTCGAGCCCCTGGAGCTGCGGCCGTTCCTCGAAGGCCACCTGGAGGAGGTGCGCGAACGCATCCAGAGCCAGGGACTGACCTTCTCCCCGAGCATCGACACCGACGCCTGGGTCTTGGCCACCGAGGATGCCCTCTACCGCATTCTCGACAACCTGCTGGAGAACGCCGCCAGCTTCTCCTCCCACGGCGGCGAAATCCGCCTGCTGGCTCAGGACGGCCCGCGGCGAACCGTCGTCCTGGCGGTGGAGGACGACGGCATCGGCATCCCCAAGAGCGAGCTGCGGCGGGTCTTCGACCGCTTCTACCAAATCGGCCGAGAGATCCGCGGCCGGCGCCGGGGCACCGGCCTTGGGCTGGCCATCACCCAGGGATTGGTGCGGGAGATGAACGGCACCATCAAGGCGGAATCGCCGGAAGGACGCCCCGGGGTGCGCTTCGAGGTCGTGCTGCCCCAGGTGGCGGCGTCCGCCCCAACAGCCTCGAACCTGAAGAACGAAGCAGAGGCAGCGAGGTAGGAGGACCGAGATGGAGGAGAAGCAGGACAGCCCGCGCATCCTGGTGGTAGAGGACGAGGAGGCCATCGCCCAAGGGCTGGAGTTCAACCTTCAGCGCAAAGGCTATCGGGTGGACGTCACCGGGGACGGCGCCGACGCTCTGGAGCGCGCGGAGCAGGAACACTACGACCTGATCCTCCTGGACGTGCGGCTGCCGGAGATGGACGGCTTCGCGGTGTGCACCGAGCTGCGCCGGCGGGAGGACTTCACCCCGGTGCTCATGCTCACCGCCCGCAGCCAGCCGGACGATGTGGTCTACGGCCTCAAGACCGGCGCCGACGACTATGTGACCAAACCCTTCGACCTGGCGGAGCTGCTGGCCCGGGTGGAGGTGTTGCTCCGCCGCAAGCAGTGGACGGCGACGGACGGCGACACCGACGATCAGGTGGAGCGCCTGGATTTCGGTAACTTCTGGGTCGACTTTCGCACCTGGCAAGCAAAGACCCGCCAGGGCATCCGGGAGCTCTCCCGCAAGGAGCTGGCGGTCATGAAGATGTTCGCCGAACGGCCGAGCCAGGTGATCAGCCGCCGCGAGTTGCTGACGGAAGTCTGGGACCTGCCCAACCATCCCAACACGAGGGTGGTGGACAACGTCATCGTGACCCTGCGCAAGGCCTTCGAGGAGAACTCCTGGCGCCCCCGCTTCATCCGCAACGTGCGCGGGGTCGGCTATCGCTTCGTGCCCTGAGGAAGCGATAGGATCATCCCCATGATTTTCTTCCGACAGGACGGCGACCTGGTGGTCACCACTCAGACCGACCATGCCTTCTTTTCCGGACAGCTGGCCGGCTTGTGGCGCGACGACGAGCTTCCCGACAACCCGCGGCGAGAGGAGATTCTCTTCGGTATTCGCGAGCACGACAACGGCTGGCGGGAAACCGATTCGGCTCCGTGGGTCAATCCGGAGAGCGGCGATCCCTACAGCTTTCTAGACATCCCCACGGAGATTCGCTTCGAAATCTGGCTACGGGGAGTGCAGCGCTTCGCCGACGAGCATGCCTACGCCTCGCTGCTCATCGCCCACCACGCCTCCGGGCTGCACGAGGACCATCGCCAGCACGAGGGCTGGGAGGCGTTCTTCGAACGTCTGGATGAGCTGCGCAAAGAGCTGACCCAGCGCTCCGGCGCGGATGCCATCACCGTGCGCCGGGACTACCGAATCCTCGAGCTCACCGATCTGCTGTCGCTGGCGGTGTGCAACGACTGGCGCGAGCCCATCGAGCGCGGCGGCCTGCGCTTCTCGGTGCGGCCGCCGGAGGAAGAAAGGGCGCCGGAGTCCAGCGGCCTGCCACTCCAGGAGATGGCCATCGAGCCCTTGCCCCTGGCCGGCGCCACCACCTTCGGCCTGCGCTATCGCCGCATTCCGGACCGCCCCTATCGCAGCGATGGAGATCTCGCCGGAGCCCTCGCCGAGGCCCGCTGGTTGGAGCGCAAGATCCGCGTCGTCTCCGGCTGACGGAGACGAAAAACGACCGGCGGCCCCACAAGGGCGTCGCCGGTCGTTTGCCTTTCCGCAGGAGGCTCGAAGGGGCGAGAGTCAGTCTTCCGGCTCGAGCTCTACGTCGAGGGTCTCTTCCCCCGCCTCCTCGACCTCGAAAACGATGGTCTGAGTCTCGTAGTCCGGGTGCACCACCTCCAGCTCGTGCTCACCGGCGTCCACCAGCAAGCCGGCGTGAAGGCGGCTCAGCTCATCCCCGGTGCCCAGGACGCGACCGTCCAGGTAGACCGAGGCGTCCCCGGGCTCCACCGTCAGATAGAGGCGGCTGGGCTCGGCGCGGGCGTCCCGGCTGTCGGCGGGGGCGTCCCGCCGCTCGCGGTAGGCCCGGGCTCGCTCCCGCCACTCCTCGTCCTCTCGGGCCAGAGCGTCCTGTCGCTCCTGCTCCCGTTGCGCGCGGCGGTCGCGGTTGACCGTGGAGGAAGCCGGCAGCTCCTCTGGCTTGATGGCTTCACCGGGGACCATGCGGTCCTCGATGTCGATGACCACGCCGGGCACGATGCTGTACTGGCGGGCGATGGTCTCGTAGCCCTCCCGGTAGATGACCACGTCGTAGGTGCCTTCCTCCAGCCACAAATAGGTCGGGAAGCCGTCGAAGTTGTCGGCGACGCCGATGCGCTGACCGTTGAGGAAGACCTCTGCTTTTTCGGGCCGGACATCGAAGTCCAAGGCGCCCAGGCCGTCGGCGGCGGAGTAGTAAACCCGCACCGGCGGACCGTAGTAGCCACCCCACCAATACGGACCCCAGCCCCAATAGAAGCGGGAGCTCCAATAGGGATAGTAGTGGTGGCTGCCCCAATAGGAGTAGTTGCGGTAGTGACCACCGTAATAGCCATGGCGGTCGCGATGGTCGCGGTATCTGCGGCTGTCACGGTCCCGGCGCGAGTAGTCGGATGCCGAGGACGAGCCCTCGTAGTTGCCCGGATTCCGCACTCGGGCGGAAGGCCGGCTGTCGCCCCGGCGGCTGGGCCGCGTCTGGGGCGTCGAGCGGGCCGAGCTACGGCCGCCGGAAGAGCGGCTCACAGAGCCCGAGCTCGAGCTGCGGCTGGAGCCTCGGGAGACGCTGGAAGAACCGCTGGAAGAGCCTCCCGAGGAACCCCCCTGAACCCGAGCGCTCTGGCCGCGCTGTGGCGTGTCGGCGGAAGCCACGGGGACATCCGCCAGGATCATCAGGGCCCCAGCCAGCAATCCGGCGACCAGGGGCCATCGCTTCATCATCTGTAGTCTCATCTTCAACCTCCTTCGGTGCTCGACCGTCGGGCTTCCACCTCGTGATGCCATCCGCGGTGAAGGCCCAAAATGTACTGGCCGCGCAACCATTCTTGCCATAGAGCCGGCATCTTCACAGGAGTATTTTGCAAGGTCCGGGCCAGGCCGCCGCGAAGCCCCTGAACCCAGCGGTTGAGAGGCGGCGGCGGCCCCTCCGGCCCGAGGCCCAAGAAGCTCGCCATCTCCGGGTGCCGCAGATAGAAAACCACCGCCGAGTAGCCCGCCTTCTCCTGTCGCTGGGCGAAGCGCGCAAGATCCGTCGGGTGGTCGTGGCAAACCACCGCAGAGGCTTCGTAGATCAGCCGCAAACCCCCGCGCCGCAGGCGATAGGCGGCCTCGATATCCTCCCAAGCGGCGTAGGGGAAGCCCTCGTCGAAGGGCTCGTCGAGCAGCCGTTGGCGATGCAGCGAGAGGTTAGAGGTGTAGAAGAAGTTGAACGGAACGTCGTCGGGGTCCTCGATCAACGCATAACCGAATTGCAGGCCGTATTCGTTGATGTAGTCGAGAAACGGGGTGAGGCGCATGCGCTGATGCCAGCGGGTGTAGCCGATGACCGCCAGCTCCGGCGAGTCTCCATGGCGCCGATGGGCCTCACGATGGGCCGCCAGCCATCCCGGGGAAGGGACGGTGTCGTCCCCAAGAAAGGCCACCCAGGGCCCGCGGGCGGCGGCGACGCCGCGGTTGCGGGCTCGCGCCGGGCCGGCGTTGGGTTGGTGCAGGACCTCGGCCGGCAGGGTGAAGCGACGCTGATCGAGCCAGTCGGCGGTACCGTCGGTGGAGCCGTCGTTCACCACCAACACCTCGAAGGGCGGCGCACCCTCCTGCGCTTCCAGCGCCGCCAGCACTTCCGGCAGCACGTCGATGCGGTTGTAGGTCGGTATGACGACCGAGACTTCAGGCTCCATCAGGGGGCTCCATCAGGGACCTCCACCGAGGGGCGCACTATCCGCGGGCTATCCTCGGGGAGACCGCGGCGGCGGCCGGCGAGAGGCCGTCAACCGCCGTATTTGATCGGATCACCCAACGCGTCCACCGAGAAGTTGGCCATGATCTGGTGGCCGTTGAAATCCAGAACGCGGATGTCCTCGGTACCGGAGAGGTCCGCGGCAATATTCTCGTAGGCTTCCGGGTAGCGAGCTTCCACGGCGTCGAGGTCGACGGTGTAGGCGATGAATTTGTCGATTCCCTTGTACCGAAGCTTCTGGACCAACCGCTCATCGGTGAGCTTGGGATAGGTAGAGAGCACCAGAATCGGTCCGGTGCCGGTGAAGATCAGGTACGAGCGCATCTTGGACTTGGGCATGGTCTCCTCGGGGGAAGTCCTCGGTGGATGAATTCGACCGAAGCTACCGCCGGTCGAATCGGGCTGTCAAGAAAGGCCACCAACACCTCCATGGTAGCGCGATGAGCGATGATAGACTCCATTTTTCGCGCCGCGAACGAGCTCCGGCGCACCCGGCCGCCCTCGGCGCCGAGAACGCGGACCACCGAATGCGCGAGAGCCCGGCCATCGAGGCCCGCGATGTCTCCGCTCCGCAACCTGCGGCTCACCCAACAAAGGAAAGACCCACGATGAGTCAGCCACGACAGCCCGCACCCGTGCGCCCGCGGCAGATCCTCTTCGAGGAAACTCCGGAGATTCACGCCACCGACGCTGGAGGCAGCTTCGCCTTCCCCTTGCGCAGCGGGGAGGAGACCTTTTTCACCACGGAAAGCTACGACGAGATGCGCTTCGTTTTCTCGCTCTGGCACCCGTCGTCGCGCCGAGCCATCGACCTGGACCGCGCCTATGTCGAGCTGCGAGCCTGCTTCGACCCGGATCACGAGCATTGGGTGAAGCTCGCCGAGATCGAGCCGGTCGTGGCCCCTTACGGTGGCGGCGATAGTTTTGACGGTTGGATCGTATTGCCGGTGCTGGCGACCCGCACCGCGTTCACGCTGGCGGGTAGCGGCTTCGAGAATCGGGCGCGGCTGCAAATCCGCGCCACCGCCTACTTGGTCGCGTGAGCGCTCCCGAGGGAACCGACCGGCGCCAGGCGCAGCCCGTCGGCACCCGAGGGAGGTTGGAGGAAGATTCGGTTATCGAGCGTCAATCAGCGGAAACCGCGCCGGAGCTCGCGGCGGAAGATGCCGAAGGCCTCCTCACCGTGGAGACAAACCACCACCTTCTCCAGCTTGGTACCACCCTGTAGGTAGCGGTGGACCTCGGTGAGCAGGATGCGGGCGCAGCGGTCCATGGGGAAGCCGAAAACGCCGGTGGAGATGGCGGGGATGGCGATGGATTTGAGACCATTGCGGTCCGCCAGAGCCAGGGCCGAGCGCACCGCCGATGCCAGCTTGCGGTCCTCGTCTCCTTCGCCCATCTGGGGGCCGACGGCGTGGATCACTTGCTGAGCTTTGAGCTCGCCGGCTCCCGTCATCACGGCGGTACCCACCGGGGTCTGGCCGATACGGTTGCACTCTTCCTGGATCGCCTCTCCGCCCTTTTCCAGGATCGCGCCGGCGACACCGCTCCCGAGCTGTAGATTCTCGTTGGCAGGGTTGACGATGGCCTCCAACTCGAGCTCGGTGATGTCTCCCTCGAGGAGCTCCAGTTGGGTTCCGTCAAGTTTAAGCCTTACGTGCAATTCAGACATAGGTTTGACACTCCCTCCAAACCATAATTATATCAAACGATTGCGCGGGGTTGCACACGGTCGAACAGGGCTTGCGTCTAGGGGTAGGTGGAGCCTCCGGATTTGGCCCCGTTCGAGCCCCCGCGCATACAATGGGCCCACCGGCGACAGCCATTTCATCCGTCGGCGAGGCTTCGACAGCCCCGGAAAAAGGGCCTACGGCGACGAGCCTCAGGAGGACATCTGACGTGGAAACACCCATCAAACCAATTCTACTGCTAGCCGACAGCCAGCTGCTCTTTTGGCGACAGGACGGCGAGCTCTTTCTCGGCCGGATCCGCGACCTGATCGAGGAGGACCGCCCCCGGGCCGCCTATTTAGGCGCCTCCAACGAGGACCGCCCGGAGTTCTACATGCTCTTCCAGGGAGCCATGGAAGGCGCGGGCATCGATGATTGCCGCATGATCCCCTCCGAGCCCAGCGAGGAGGACCTGGATTTCCTGGAGTCGGCGCACCTGATTCTGCTCGCCGGGGGGGACGCTCAGCGGGGCTGGAAGACCATGCAGGACAACGGCGTCACCCAGAAGATCATCGAGTGCTACTACGGCGGCGCTCTGCTCATTGGCGTCTCCGCCGGCGCGGTGCAGCTGGGACTCTACGGCCTCAAGGAGAAGGACGGCCAGCCGGTGGGCAGCTTCGAGACCTTCAAGCTGGTGCCCTACCTCATCGACGTCCACGACGAGCCGGAGTGGCCGCGCATGCACACCGCCCTGCCCAAGATCCGCGAGACGGTGCGGGGCTTGGGTATCCCCAGCGGCGGCGGCGCGCTGGTGCATCCGGATCTCACCGTCGAGCCCCTGCGCCATCCCCTCACCGAGTTCCACTATGACGAAGAGGCCGAGAGCCCTGAGG includes these proteins:
- a CDS encoding class I SAM-dependent methyltransferase, with the translated sequence MRGVEQIPWLYDAMMAISEWRGLARWRAWVAGGAGDRVLEVGCGSGRNLPHYDAETRVVALEPDWTMLLVARRRAPGAVLVLGRAEELPFAEEHFDTVVSALVFCSVDDPDIALAEVGRVLRPGGELRMMEHVRSEHPVLGKLQDWSQPLWTRVAGGCRPNRCTEASVEAAGFVITSDGRRRSGVMRRFAARWGGSSEPEPATESETASTPGP
- a CDS encoding beta-ketoacyl synthase N-terminal-like domain-containing protein; this encodes MTRIGVFGWGVVAPRSPDIDTFAHNLESSESWLGPFNGFGRDNFLVGQPELRFRDYRPWVDERFKPNRFPQLDEKMDRPTKYALASFIQALSQNPGIEDELTRLGTAAHVYVGTGIGNIATIHDASLTLHRAQRSWNRFWAQPERNPALRDFLAHGTPPDDQEIPADPEQAPVEERDLAEDAWWAFWADRSTELGEYLTELGEIESLSVEGDVEAGKIRLMREKRRRQSRLQKRWEAPEPPWRQVSANVIWNIHNTPASQISMLGRITGLAFAPVAACSTFGVGLKLAMDTIRRGEAKAVVVGATDPPPHPLIVGAFYAGRVINADGAVSKPLGGLRGTHVAGGAVVWIVGDYDHMTARGFKPLGMELLAAGVSADADHIITPSQEGPTEALRQALAGAHVAPEDIASWDLHATATPGDFQEISTLRGVLPESVLVTARKGTFGHGMAAGGGWELTAQYLGYQRGQLYPTPLTEDELNPAIAEVHRHFVFDQACAAPPGPVGKLSSGIGGINACIVSRPWE
- a CDS encoding helical backbone metal receptor, which gives rise to MRIISLCPSLTELVFDLGAGEEVVGRTRYCIEPKGVVESVPVLGGTKNPKVEEVVRLAPDLVLLNEEENRREDAEALIEAGLTCRSYLPQTVEDTAAMVCDIGAAVGRTEAGERIAGEIEARAEAAREAAKRGPEVSWAYLIWRKPWMAAGGDTFVDALLTLPGGRNVFGTHEERYPAVTAEELRTADPQRIWLSSEPFPFENKHIDEIASATGLPPSRFRLVDGQDLSWHGSRTRRGIDYAVELLEEARKELAPASPS
- a CDS encoding fatty acid desaturase, with protein sequence MARAADFSDSADRPLSPMGWVNAAGFLAIHLGCIAAFFLPFSWSLVGLAVALYLVRMFAITAGYHRYFSHRSFKTSRVFQTVLAVLGLLSIQKGPLWWAAHHRHHHRHSDQPEDLHSPHQDGLYWSHLGWILSGDYEATDTKRIADFAKYPELRWLDRYHQVPALVMGALLLAFGGLPAFVWGFCISTVATWHATFAINSLTHLIGKRRYATTDDSRNNFVLALLTLGEGWHNNHHYYKSSVRQGFYWWEVDISYYVLKALSAVGIVWDLKTPPRHIVEGNRLDRPAEPTSADVTELAPADESEVRAA
- a CDS encoding HAMP domain-containing sensor histidine kinase produces the protein MGRRSSLYIVLSYTVSLLFTTLLLVMWVIYVLRAQARINELAAGVGVSQENFHWWILAAGCLLFALVIAGLTHQLAQTLSARRYSAKQDDFVASITHELKSPLAAIRLHAQTLLQSDIDRAEQERFLGYIEQQAVRMEGLVDNVLETSRLQARRDRLRLEPLELRPFLEGHLEEVRERIQSQGLTFSPSIDTDAWVLATEDALYRILDNLLENAASFSSHGGEIRLLAQDGPRRTVVLAVEDDGIGIPKSELRRVFDRFYQIGREIRGRRRGTGLGLAITQGLVREMNGTIKAESPEGRPGVRFEVVLPQVAASAPTASNLKNEAEAAR
- a CDS encoding response regulator transcription factor is translated as MEEKQDSPRILVVEDEEAIAQGLEFNLQRKGYRVDVTGDGADALERAEQEHYDLILLDVRLPEMDGFAVCTELRRREDFTPVLMLTARSQPDDVVYGLKTGADDYVTKPFDLAELLARVEVLLRRKQWTATDGDTDDQVERLDFGNFWVDFRTWQAKTRQGIRELSRKELAVMKMFAERPSQVISRRELLTEVWDLPNHPNTRVVDNVIVTLRKAFEENSWRPRFIRNVRGVGYRFVP
- a CDS encoding DUF3891 family protein → MIFFRQDGDLVVTTQTDHAFFSGQLAGLWRDDELPDNPRREEILFGIREHDNGWRETDSAPWVNPESGDPYSFLDIPTEIRFEIWLRGVQRFADEHAYASLLIAHHASGLHEDHRQHEGWEAFFERLDELRKELTQRSGADAITVRRDYRILELTDLLSLAVCNDWREPIERGGLRFSVRPPEEERAPESSGLPLQEMAIEPLPLAGATTFGLRYRRIPDRPYRSDGDLAGALAEARWLERKIRVVSG
- a CDS encoding PEGA domain-containing protein codes for the protein MRLQMMKRWPLVAGLLAGALMILADVPVASADTPQRGQSARVQGGSSGGSSSGSSSVSRGSSRSSSSGSVSRSSGGRSSARSTPQTRPSRRGDSRPSARVRNPGNYEGSSSASDYSRRDRDSRRYRDHRDRHGYYGGHYRNYSYWGSHHYYPYWSSRFYWGWGPYWWGGYYGPPVRVYYSAADGLGALDFDVRPEKAEVFLNGQRIGVADNFDGFPTYLWLEEGTYDVVIYREGYETIARQYSIVPGVVIDIEDRMVPGEAIKPEELPASSTVNRDRRAQREQERQDALAREDEEWRERARAYRERRDAPADSRDARAEPSRLYLTVEPGDASVYLDGRVLGTGDELSRLHAGLLVDAGEHELEVVHPDYETQTIVFEVEEAGEETLDVELEPED
- a CDS encoding glycosyltransferase family A protein, encoding MEPEVSVVIPTYNRIDVLPEVLAALEAQEGAPPFEVLVVNDGSTDGTADWLDQRRFTLPAEVLHQPNAGPARARNRGVAAARGPWVAFLGDDTVPSPGWLAAHREAHRRHGDSPELAVIGYTRWHQRMRLTPFLDYINEYGLQFGYALIEDPDDVPFNFFYTSNLSLHRQRLLDEPFDEGFPYAAWEDIEAAYRLRRGGLRLIYEASAVVCHDHPTDLARFAQRQEKAGYSAVVFYLRHPEMASFLGLGPEGPPPPLNRWVQGLRGGLARTLQNTPVKMPALWQEWLRGQYILGLHRGWHHEVEARRSSTEGG